The Periplaneta americana isolate PAMFEO1 chromosome 9, P.americana_PAMFEO1_priV1, whole genome shotgun sequence genome contains a region encoding:
- the LOC138705869 gene encoding solute carrier family 2, facilitated glucose transporter member 1-like isoform X5, protein MPKLQGFNGRLVFAIAAAALGSSFQHGYNTGVVNAPQTLIEEWIKETEFNRTGEAVDQSKVTMIWSIAVAIFCVGGMIGGAITGLVAERFGRKGGLLLNNVLVLVAVIFQGASKAAGSFEMIIIGRFFIGVNSGLNAGLAPMYLAEISPIHLRGAVGTVYQLVITISILVSQILGLESILGTKDSWPILLAITIIPAIFQVVTLPICPESPKYLLLSKGQEIEAQRALTWLRGSIEVHDEMDDMRNEYESMKLIPKVTLKEMFVNPTLRIPLFIAMTIMVAQQLSGINAVMFFSTKIFTMAQLDAKNAQYATLGMGAVNVFMTLVSMVVVEKAGRKTLLLVGFSGMCCTTILLTICLAYVQGGALWISYVSILLVILFVVMFAIGPGSIPWFLVSELFNQSARGAATSLAVAVNWTANFIVGIGFLPLQEALGGHVFIIFTVLLALFVLFVYKKVPETKNKTIEEISSMFRQISYQ, encoded by the exons CTAATTGAAGAATGGATAAAGGAGACGGAATTCAACAGGACAGGAGAGGCTGTGGACCAGTCCAAAGTCACGATGATTTGGTCCATTGCAGTGGCCATCTTCTGTGTCGGTGGAATGATCGGTGGTGCCATCACAGGCCTTGTCGCCGAACGGTTTGGGCGTAAAGGCGGTCTACTGCTCAACAATGTGTTGGTTTTAGTTGCTGTCATCTTTCAAG GTGCTTCCAAGGCAGCGGGTTCTTTCGAGATGATTATTATCGGTCGATTCTTTATTGGAGTCAATTCTGGTCTGAATGCTGGACTCGCGCCCATGTACCTCGCCGAGATATCACCGATACATTTGAGAGGAGCG GTCGGTACTGTGTATCAGTTGGTCATCACTATCTCCATTCTGGTGTCTCAGATCTTGGGCTTGGAGTCTATACTAGGAACGAAGGATAGCTGGCCAATTTTActggcaattacaataattccaGCTATATTTCAAGTAGTAACGCTACCTATCTGTCCTGAATCGCCCAAGTACCTGTTGCTCAGCAAAGGACAAGAGATAGAAGCACAGAGAG CCCTGACATGGTTGCGTGGCAGCATTGAGGTGCACGACGAGATGGATGATATGCGCAATGAGTACGAATCCATGAAGCTCATACCCAAAGTGACACTGAAGGAAATGTTTGTCAATCCTACTCTTCGCATACCCCTCTTCATAGCTATGACAATTATGGTTGCCCAACAGTTGTCAGGAATTAATGCT GTGATGTTCTTCTCAACAAAAATCTTCACGATGGCGCAGTTGGATGCAAAGAATGCACAGTATGCTACACTGGGAATGGGTGCAGTGAACGTGTTCATGACACTCGTATCCATGGTCGTTGTGGAGAAAGCAGGCAGAAAGACTCTCTTGCTCGTTGGCTTTTCTGGAATGTGCTGCACGACTATACTGCTCACCATCTGTCTTGCTTACGTGCAG GGCGGTGCTCTTTGGATTTCATATGTGAGCATTCTCCTAGTGATCCTGTTTGTGGTAATGTTTGCTATTGGACCTGGCTCTATTCCCTGGTTCTTGGTGTCAGAGCTGTTTAACCAGTCTGCAAGAGGGGCAGCCACAAGTCTTGCTGTTGCGGTCAACTGGACTGCTAATTTCATTGTCGGCATTGGCTTCTTGCCATTACAG GAAGCCTTGGGTGGACACGTATTCATTATCTTCACCGTCCTGCTGGCATTGTTTGTGCTGTTTGTGTACAAGAAGGTTCCAGAAACGAAAAACAAGACAATAGAGGAAATCAGCTCTATGTTTCGGCAGATATCTTACCAGTGA
- the LOC138705869 gene encoding solute carrier family 2, facilitated glucose transporter member 1-like isoform X4 — protein sequence MPYLSRSGFNGRLVFAIAAAALGSSFQHGYNTGVVNAPQTLIEEWIKETEFNRTGEAVDQSKVTMIWSIAVAIFCVGGMIGGAITGLVAERFGRKGGLLLNNVLVLVAVIFQGASKAAGSFEMIIIGRFFIGVNSGLNAGLAPMYLAEISPIHLRGAVGTVYQLVITISILVSQILGLESILGTKDSWPILLAITIIPAIFQVVTLPICPESPKYLLLSKGQEIEAQRALTWLRGSIEVHDEMDDMRNEYESMKLIPKVTLKEMFVNPTLRIPLFIAMTIMVAQQLSGINAVMFFSTKIFTMAQLDAKNAQYATLGMGAVNVFMTLVSMVVVEKAGRKTLLLVGFSGMCCTTILLTICLAYVQGGALWISYVSILLVILFVVMFAIGPGSIPWFLVSELFNQSARGAATSLAVAVNWTANFIVGIGFLPLQEALGGHVFIIFTVLLALFVLFVYKKVPETKNKTIEEISSMFRQISYQ from the exons CTAATTGAAGAATGGATAAAGGAGACGGAATTCAACAGGACAGGAGAGGCTGTGGACCAGTCCAAAGTCACGATGATTTGGTCCATTGCAGTGGCCATCTTCTGTGTCGGTGGAATGATCGGTGGTGCCATCACAGGCCTTGTCGCCGAACGGTTTGGGCGTAAAGGCGGTCTACTGCTCAACAATGTGTTGGTTTTAGTTGCTGTCATCTTTCAAG GTGCTTCCAAGGCAGCGGGTTCTTTCGAGATGATTATTATCGGTCGATTCTTTATTGGAGTCAATTCTGGTCTGAATGCTGGACTCGCGCCCATGTACCTCGCCGAGATATCACCGATACATTTGAGAGGAGCG GTCGGTACTGTGTATCAGTTGGTCATCACTATCTCCATTCTGGTGTCTCAGATCTTGGGCTTGGAGTCTATACTAGGAACGAAGGATAGCTGGCCAATTTTActggcaattacaataattccaGCTATATTTCAAGTAGTAACGCTACCTATCTGTCCTGAATCGCCCAAGTACCTGTTGCTCAGCAAAGGACAAGAGATAGAAGCACAGAGAG CCCTGACATGGTTGCGTGGCAGCATTGAGGTGCACGACGAGATGGATGATATGCGCAATGAGTACGAATCCATGAAGCTCATACCCAAAGTGACACTGAAGGAAATGTTTGTCAATCCTACTCTTCGCATACCCCTCTTCATAGCTATGACAATTATGGTTGCCCAACAGTTGTCAGGAATTAATGCT GTGATGTTCTTCTCAACAAAAATCTTCACGATGGCGCAGTTGGATGCAAAGAATGCACAGTATGCTACACTGGGAATGGGTGCAGTGAACGTGTTCATGACACTCGTATCCATGGTCGTTGTGGAGAAAGCAGGCAGAAAGACTCTCTTGCTCGTTGGCTTTTCTGGAATGTGCTGCACGACTATACTGCTCACCATCTGTCTTGCTTACGTGCAG GGCGGTGCTCTTTGGATTTCATATGTGAGCATTCTCCTAGTGATCCTGTTTGTGGTAATGTTTGCTATTGGACCTGGCTCTATTCCCTGGTTCTTGGTGTCAGAGCTGTTTAACCAGTCTGCAAGAGGGGCAGCCACAAGTCTTGCTGTTGCGGTCAACTGGACTGCTAATTTCATTGTCGGCATTGGCTTCTTGCCATTACAG GAAGCCTTGGGTGGACACGTATTCATTATCTTCACCGTCCTGCTGGCATTGTTTGTGCTGTTTGTGTACAAGAAGGTTCCAGAAACGAAAAACAAGACAATAGAGGAAATCAGCTCTATGTTTCGGCAGATATCTTACCAGTGA